GCTTCTCCACTTCATCTCTATTTGCATCACTTTCAATTTCCATGCCAACACCCCAATCAACGCAAGCAAACTTACAGTTAGTTTGTTGTTCGGAGAAAAAAGGCCAGCATAGCATTGGCACGCCGTTGGACAGGCTTTCAATGGTGGAATTCCACCCCATGTGACTTAAAAACCCTCCTATCGATGAATGCTTCAGGACTTTTTCCTGCGCACACCAGCTCGCCATCAGGCCTCTCTCTCTAGTCTCTTCAAGAAACTCTGGAGGCAAAACCGCTGATTCGCCTCTGACAAGATCAGGCCTGATTATCCATAAAAAATTCTTCTTGCTGTTAGCTAGTCCCCAAGAAAACTCCTCAAGTTGCTGTGGATTCATGACAGTGATGCTTCCAAAATTCACGTAGACAACAGAATTGGGATCCTTGGAGTCCAGCCATTGCAGGCATTCAGTCTCTTCTTTCCACAGACTGGATCCAATTGATGCTAGATGATCattctgtgtttgatcaagaagCAAATTAAGAGGACCAACAGAATAAATCGGAGGAAACATAGATGAGAGAGCAACCAGAACATCATGATCTAAGTCATCAAAAGTATTCACAAGAGCTGCTGAAGCTTTTGAAGCTCTATCAAATATTCTTATCACAAAGTTTAGCATAACGTCGTTTCGATCTGTTGTGCGAATGAAGGTCGGAAGGTCCTTCAGACGAATATCTTTCATTCCAGGAATCCAGTCTATTTTTGTCTCCAAATATCCATTTGTCAAATCGCTGTCTTCTGCACCATTGATATCAAAGATAAAAACACGTTACTCCACCTCATACGTATTTTCGaacaatttaattcaaaaagatTCATGGTAGTATGAAATTagtaataaatttatcaagtaCGTACCTTTGAGTGGTGTGTAACCTCTTTCAACAAGATGTTTGTAATGTGCATAGGCCAATGTGCCACATGCACTTGAAGTCCAGAAAGAAACGGCAGGGATTTGAAGTTCCTCCTTAACATCGAAAGCGAAGGACATGCCACCATCCGCTACTATGCAAGTTACAGGCGGGACAACATTTGAGGAATTGAGTTTGGTAAGAAGTTGGCGAAATGGGAGCACGCAAGCTCTTGAGATAGAGTCACAGAGAAAAGAAGTGTCTTGGGTAACATCAGCATCGATCTGATCACCTAGACCATCTGGAATGGTTTCAAACTGGAAATCAGGCAAGACATCAAGGGAGTTGCAGCCTCTGGACTTGAGCAAACGTCTGTGATTGTATTCAGAGTTGACAAAGGTGATGTGAAAGCCTTTGTGATGGAGTAGTTTTGCTACTTTGAGCATAGGAGCTATGTGACCTTGAGCTGGATATGGGACGCACACGGCATGAGCCTTGGTGGTTTTTGGAAGAGATCCCATGTTTCTCACTCTCTTGAGTTTTTGTATTTCACACCTTCTATGAGTTAGAAGGTTGAATTTATTGGTCACCAGTTATATAAGGAATTGTGATTATTTCTTATATGGTCCAAAATCAACACGcatgagttttgtttttaaatacactttagttttaaaaatgattaattagtttgcaagtttatttgcatcatatattaaatattattttccatattaattaacattaagtgtttttttttttttttttttcatattgcaAAGTTATGCTGACCTTTGATGGAAGAGAGAATAGTGTTGGTCAGGGTTTATGATTGATCGTGGTAGCCATGAgagtaaattataattcttcattttagtttcataaaaataatataaattatatttaataattttaaattgagataaatatttaattatcaattctTGGTCATTAAGACTCTATATGATGTTAaagaatgaatttaattaaaaaattaaatttttaaataatatgttaagatatttttcaataatatcttAAGATATAACATAAGCGCCGTTCATGACCTCTGTAATTTCAAAAGAGTCCGCAATAAAATTATAGTGTTATGGTCCCAGACAAGTTGGACTGTTATTATGATTATCCTACGACTTGAAAAGCTTACGGAACCAAAACCAACTAGCAGCCATCATAGTCTTGATATGTTTCACAGCGAACCGTATTATTTGCGAAACTCAATGTATCATGTGGGTCACCATCAATCTTGAACCCACTTGCTAATGAAGAAAGAAGCTcgtagaagaaaaagaaattgcaacCAATCAAAATTTGCcatgtttcattttttattttactttttcaacataaaaatgatataaattacaTGGAAAATAAAGTGGTCTTTATATGTGTTTTGACTACTCAAAGGTTGATACATAAGAGatatttaagatgtttttttttatatataaatataaattttacaaataaaaatcaatcaataaaataatgttatataCTATTACAAAAGATAGGGGTATAGAAGTCCTCACACtagacaaaaaataataattattgaagaTATAAGTTTTTCTAGTAAGAAAGTTATCTCCGAAGCTCTCTTAAAAGCTCTCAAGTATCTTTTTTCTACGCTTGAAGTCTACAAAGAACAAAACTTTATTGGATCAAGCCTAaacactttgaagacaaatAAAAGGTACTCTTAAGAGCACCAAATCTCATTTAGCAATTTACATCTAAATTCATGTCcttgcaaagcacaaatcttaGTTTGATTTCACAAACAAATTAAGTCACCATACATTAAGTTTAACAGAAAGAGGATTGTTATATGAAATAGAGATTGTACGTGGtcatatgttttgattttatgttttaataaaatcaaatatttatacacATGCTTTTGCTTAATTTTCAGGTACTCAAAATTATATCTATACATTTCTGGCGACTCCATTGAGGGTATCTTTACCTCTTATCTATTCCATTCAAGAAAGAATTTATAACAACCTCTTAATCACAACTAGAAAAAACATGATCACTGTTGTTGTTTCTAAAAGCAACAAAATCGTGCAAACTAAGTTGATTCTTAAGACAATGTTAGCGTTGATTCTTGAGATGATGTTGGTATTTAACagagatttgaaaaatatttactggaaatgccacaatcatcgaTGATGTTACGGACGGATTCCATTTCATTGGTATGTGTCAGTGGGTCAAAATTatagacaaaatcaccgacggacggTGCAAATTCCAAAGGGTGAGGCATTAAATGCATCTCTGACCGCGTCAGTTTTCCGATGAAATTACCGACAGGCGGctaaaaatatggagggtaattaaaaatgatggtgcgaaattcaaaatttactgacaaattttcaaaacatcaccaatggaataatttaaaataatatatatttttaatttccgTCGATGAATCTGTCGGTAAAACTACGCTATAAATCCCAGTGACCACCCctttagttcattttttcaTGTGCTCCATTATTCCCCTttcatttttgattttttttcctctcatttcCTTTAAGACTTTTTATCTACAATCTCTATAGCCTGAACTAGTTGCCTTCTAAATcttcatcaaattaaaaggtatgcgTTTCCTCTATTTCATGTtactttaaggattttttttctttgttttagctatttttatttttgttatgttttttgttttggtgtatttttataatgtagataaagtcttgaaataaacacattattaaggtaagcatttttcattcctaaagtctatagttttttttttttaaaaaaatttattgaatatattttattgtttgtattgccataataattgaataatttgttgaattgtaattgttaatgttgaatttaccttagaattaataattgaatatgttggaataattagtaattttattctattattgcaggatttgtgtttaattatttccattaattttaattgttagtctagagttttttttttgaatttattggcaatattttattgtttgtactgccataataattgaataatttgttgaatttaccgtgtaattagtaattgaatatgttggaataaatttaattattttctctcaattttactctattattgcatgatttgtgtttaattatttccattaattttaattgttagtcaagagtttttttttttgaatttattgaatatattttattgtttgtatttccataataattgaataatttgttgagttgtaattgttaatgttgaatttaccttgtaATTAGTATGGATGTTATCTGTATCGATGTTATGTTATATACAAGATTAGTATAGATGGGGTTTCTGTCTATTGTCAATATTTGCAAGTTTGAAAAGTTTGGGTAGTCTCTAGTACAGGGGAGGTGTTACCGAATTTTGTTTAACATtcgaatttaattatataattatttgtataaaattatatagatgCGTAGAACAAAATCCACAGCTTGTCACTCACGTATAGTCGtagctagttcttctagcagtgAGGATGACATATCCTTAGGTGCCtgtcaagaagaggcacctacgcCGTCAACCAATGCTGCCTCTTTTAGCACGGTTTCACAGCGCAGAGGTGGCGTGCCTTCGTAGCTGAAACAATtcacccgcaagtacgaggcacaacgGAAGGACaccctttcaatgtaagtttgttaaggtcttagtttatatatatatatatatataaatataattataacataatttatgaacaattaatcaatatttcattaatttaatttattttcagattGACAAATATTGAGGCCGCCTGAGTAATATCATCAGCGTTTAAATCATCAATGGAGAttccattatttcaatggagtcaggtatccagacatcctgaatgaaTACCTTAAATCGATGCATGGTTTGACAgatttgaggttggtgttaatttctaatttctagcttcttagcttctttctaataaattattaatatacttgtaaataaattattatttttatttaaaattaattatttatacatagTACAAATTCGACTGGGACAATGCGcatgacactgttgtgaggagggtattGGAAAATCACGTGACAACTAGGTATCATAAAATCAATACAAGATCtaatttctaatttatatttcaaaatataaattcttgctatggaagtaggttgcttgattttttgtatGAAGCACAAAACACAGCGAGAGATAATGGTCTCCAAGGCTGGAATGACGtggcggtttggagggatttcaaaccgatatacatcccggaagatatatggccacaATATCTTGAGCACATAACGTTTGAGcagttcacacgacgctcacagtctaGTGCTGGCAACTGGAATCGACTAATTCATGGCTTGGTGACAACGCACATCGGCAGCTCTGTTCTGTTTGTTGTACATGCGAaatggatggtaagattaatttaaatgaaatatattgttaaattaatttgttgttaattaattttattcattatagGCTATGTCTCTTGGACTTGAGCCGAGCCCAATGGAGCTGTTTGTTGAGACACACGTGCAGAGTTAAGACCGCCAAAAAGGGGCATAATAGGTCGTTGACAACCATGCtcaacactttgtggtatgtttgttcaactaTTTTATTtcgtaagttattatttttattgaattgaatatgatgatttttttttttcatttttaggagacctataatagctagttgagggagagatacggggacgatcctttgacccatctagatttcgatccggatttgtggatggaggttggtGACAtgactaaaagattgatgtcttctcccaagtgtaggagtgtcaaaataataaataacccggtaagaccggggtcaaaccacaaggaggttaactatataaattataaaacaacaacaacaacaacaacaacaacaataagttaaagaggactttgtgATGTAAGAtaaatgtgaggattaaacaataaaataattatcaaggttagaggatccactaatagtattagaaataagtataatataaattctttttattaatcaactggaaaccacacacaaacaaggtttcaatcagatgatttatccttaatagttcattataaaattttaacatgatcatattaattatcttatttaagtaacaccatacttttaaatattatcaagaattcatgatactaactatgttaacaacaaatcaagttcctttcatagcacatgtataGGTTATACatgctatgaaagtgccaagcatttgttgtaccaaatgttatacaacacaaatctagattaacatttaacaagtaaggtattaagaattagtaagataaaaagataagacatgttaataacaaactttcttggatataaacattgaaatccatgtttagtttatattatGCCTATTAtaataccattagtgaaaccttttcaccttgatataataaacttagctaaatataatgaagaagagaaacataaataaataacataagaacataagtatagtaaatgaaatgaaaagtataaataagagattaagaaaagtataacatgaaataaaacttaagcattacaaaaatataaagagagaaataaagagcatgattttgatctgaacaaccaagatgcctaaatgcatggcaaatgcctccttttatgggctaaaatttagaactattgatttgatgactatttgttgagtgggtggccacatcttgacttcgtgacaatccttatcttcttgtctgaacaaaacatcattgataacgtcCAAATTTgaaccacctgtactcatgaaagttctcgaaaattgtctcatctttctagaaaaaaatactGAGGTCatttcaatttctaaaactcgagatatgggctgaacactgaacagtgtctgggttgcaggacatattcaaacttctccgttgttgctataatttgaacttgaaaacagccttttttaaatcttggactccatatgaaagttttaggcctatgtcttatctttccatccataaaaaaaagacttaaatccgagatctatagctccagatatgacccaattaccgaattgtgttctagtttggactgaactagcatctcttttctaagtttggccctgtctttatcattttaatttcagtacttaaactcatcaatcaatcctttcatttatgtgataggtttgcatttaagataaatatttaccataaattaaaggtatcttatattattagatatgttattataaaacatgctttagttaaggagttattgatacttcaagtgcaaaatgatgatataaaaccttgataaaaatgcacttttaagtactaattagtTGGATTGTttggtggacccgataaaaatcggttgtacgggctctccaacactatggTCGAGAACTTGCGGACGACTCGTAGTGTCTCAAATGTTGGGAGCTCTCAATTAGTATCGAGcaccaatctaaggagtttgtggccttgcagtaAGACACGGCTGAGCTCACTGAAAAATATGAGCACCTATCGACAACTTATGAACAACTCTTGGCGAATTATGAACaacttcgtcaaatggtcatgaacatgacatcATAGAGTGGTGATACAtgcctcctcctcctttttggCCATATaacaaccagcctcctcctcctcctccaccaccattatgttaatttgtaatgaatattatttaactttaatagttaatttaatatatatatttttatatatattttttttttcaaatatattcaatttgtaatgaatattatttaactttatttttttttttgatgtttaataaaaaatttatttgcataattggtttttttactattaatttatataattttatattatgtattctaaataattttttaaataatatttaaaataatcaccGAGGGTTTTACCGACAAACTGTATTCGTCGACATTTGATAGAGAGCGGGAAATGCCAATCGTACCGAAAAATTTACAGACGGAGTGTTTCCGTCGGCATTTTACAGTAGCTTGTgcaaatgccacaatcaccgatgaaTTTACAGATAGATATATTCTTTCGGTATTTCACACACTCACCGACAAAGTTATCGAGGGCTGTAGTCCATCGGCATTTAACCGGGagctgaaaaatatttattggataTTCCACTATCACTGATGAAATCAATCCGTCGGCATATTTCAAGcgagaaaattttttttggcaCGCAAATTCTGCCTATAAAAccattggtattttttttttactgactAATTTTGTGATGGATTTAGGTATTACCGATGAAAGGAAATACGACAGACTGTTTCTGTCGGTGATGTCGTAGGTAAAAAAATTACTGACAAACTCTGAATCATAGATCAATTGAATAGTTCTGTCGGTAAAActatgaaatcttgtagtgctAATAACATTCTCAAAAGGGGGCACTCAACTATGTTGCACCTACTAATTTTTCATTTGCATCTAGTTTACATGTGAAGACAATTTCACTTCATTTATAAGGATTTTAAGTTCATTCTAACTTCTCAACAACTTAGAATAACAttgattaattcatttttatttatttctgatATGGTTCATCTAGATATAGTAGCTTTTAATTATGGAAATACCatcatcatttcttttcttatcaataaaataatggtGTAGTGGTTAAGATACAGCTTAGTCTTTGTTGGCAGGAATACCTAATGTATTGTAGAATTCGTCGTAGGGTGTGTTTAATGTCATTAGTTTGCTTTGATTCttggagtttttgtttttttttttaatttagtccctagagttttatatttttatgttatagccctcaaactttattttcatcaagTTTAAGTTCTTGGGTTATGAGAGATGAAagataaaatcatcaaaaaaattaagaggagAAAGAATTCATCTGGTCATAGTTTGGCCATAAAAGTTCAATCACGGTTTTTCACATCAACCATGccggaaaaaaaaagatcaaaaccaAGCAAAGGGTTTTTAAATGCACTCTCGGAGAACAAACCCAAACAAAATGGTTTTTAAATGCACTCTCGGAGAACAAACCCAAACAAAGACCCGAAGGCACTAGGCATATCAACGCCTAATAAGAAAAGTCAGACTAACAATATTTGCAGAGTAGTCAGTATTCATTGATTGGGTAATATGACGATGTTAGGCATATCAACGCATTTAATTTCAGTAAATGGCTCCTTGTCGTGGAGATTAGCAAACTATTCAATTGGCTGAATGGAAAAGTGGAGTATGTAACAGAATGATGTTCAATAAAAAAGCTAAAGGTAGACAACCTGCAGATGTAACAACAAAAGAAGCTAATTCAAGGTTTTTGGAAGCGGAGCACGTCGTCGACAAGTTTATAACATTAGCGCCGCCGTTCATGACCTCTATAATTTCTTAGAAGATTGATGGTTGATCCACTAATGTTGTTTCGAACTGTGTGGACTGTAACGTTTGAATTGAGAAACCATAAAGGAAATATACGGAATCAAAACCATCACAGCTACGCAAACTTCCAATACTGATCAGTTCCATAGCGAACCATATTATTTGCGAAACTCAATGTATCATGTGGATCACCATCAATCTTCAACCCCACTTGCTAATGAAGAAAGAAGCTcgtagaagaaaaagaaattgcaacCAATCAAAATTTGCcatgtttcattttttattttattttatcttgaataAAACGATTGCTGTATTGAATAGAGATTGTATATAcatgtgtttttgtttaatgttcagatactcaaaattatatttataaatttctgGTGACTCTATTTAGGGTATCTCTACCTCTTATCTATTTCATTTAAGAAAGAATTTCTAACAACCTTTTAATGGAAACTAGGAAAAACATGATCactgttgttatttttaaaagcaacaaAATCACGCAAACTAAGTTGATTCTTGAGACGATATCAACTTTGAATGCATGAGGTGCACGAGAATTCACTTgtttaatgacaaaaaaaatactagtaactcaccataaaaatcaaatgtggGGTGTGAATTTTTTAAGCATTTAAAGTGATTAATTCGGAAATtcactcgtggagacttctcTTAATCATTCACAAAGTAACTTCAGGTTTTGGCACATTCAGTGATGATAATCGGGACTATATCTTTGGAGTATGGAGTGGCTAACTTGACAAAATTTATTGAAGGGTTTCCGAATTCACTCAAGAAAAAAGACCATAA
This DNA window, taken from Populus alba chromosome 17, ASM523922v2, whole genome shotgun sequence, encodes the following:
- the LOC118048739 gene encoding 7-deoxyloganetin glucosyltransferase-like isoform X2 yields the protein MGSLPKTTKAHAVCVPYPAQGHIAPMLKVAKLLHHKGFHITFVNSEYNHRRLLKSRGCNSLDVLPDFQFETIPDGLGDQIDADVTQDTSFLCDSISRACVLPFRQLLTKLNSSNVVPPVTCIVADGGMSFAFDVKEELQIPAVSFWTSSACGTLAYAHYKHLVERGYTPLKDSDLTNGYLETKIDWIPGMKDIRLKDLPTFIRTTDRNDVMLNFVIRIFDRASKASAALVNTFDDLDHDVLVALSSMFPPIYSVGPLNLLLDQTQNDHLASIGSSLWKEETECLQWLDSKDPNSVVYVNFGSITVMNPQQLEEFSWGLANSKKNFLWIIRPDLVRGESAVLPPEFLEETRERGLMASWCAQEKVLKHSSIGGFLSHMGWNSTIESLSNGVPMLCWPFFSEQQTNCKFACVDWGVGMEIESDANRDEVEKLVIELIDGEKGKEMKRKAMEWKSKAEATTGVSGSSSMNFDKLVDDVLRFQKP
- the LOC118048739 gene encoding 7-deoxyloganetin glucosyltransferase-like isoform X1 encodes the protein MGSLPKTTKAHAVCVPYPAQGHIAPMLKVAKLLHHKGFHITFVNSEYNHRRLLKSRGCNSLDVLPDFQFETIPDGLGDQIDADVTQDTSFLCDSISRACVLPFRQLLTKLNSSNVVPPVTCIVADGGMSFAFDVKEELQIPAVSFWTSSACGTLAYAHYKHLVERGYTPLKEDSDLTNGYLETKIDWIPGMKDIRLKDLPTFIRTTDRNDVMLNFVIRIFDRASKASAALVNTFDDLDHDVLVALSSMFPPIYSVGPLNLLLDQTQNDHLASIGSSLWKEETECLQWLDSKDPNSVVYVNFGSITVMNPQQLEEFSWGLANSKKNFLWIIRPDLVRGESAVLPPEFLEETRERGLMASWCAQEKVLKHSSIGGFLSHMGWNSTIESLSNGVPMLCWPFFSEQQTNCKFACVDWGVGMEIESDANRDEVEKLVIELIDGEKGKEMKRKAMEWKSKAEATTGVSGSSSMNFDKLVDDVLRFQKP